GCCTGTGACCACTGCATGCACTGCACCGCTCACGAAGGTAATGCTGGCCTCGTTATCGGCTGCAGCCTGTGTGGCTGCCAGGGGTATGGCACCGAACACTTCCTCTTTGCCATATGGCGGCTGGGTTACGATTATATTCACTTTCTTGCTCATCTCTTTCACCCCAGTAATATGGTTTTATCTGATTCGGCGATCCACTCTGCCAGGTCATAGAGCCCGCCAATGACCACGCCTTCGGTCTGGGTTTTGGTCACTCCACGGCTGTCCGTGCATTTAATGCAGGCAATGGCATCGGTCTTGGGATTTTTCAGTCCTTTCTTGAGCACGTCTGCAAATATCTTCTCCACGGACGGATATTCCTTTGGTACCTGTTCCCTGTTCCCGATAAGAGTGGAATCCAGGTAGTTAAAGAAGTTCACGGTGATGCCTTTTTCCTTAGCGGCATGGGCAAGCCTTAATAACGTGAACGGTGCCTCATCGCCGTAAGGGCAGCGTACGGATACGATGGTGAGTTGTTTTCCCTGTGTCATTTTTTTACCTCCTTAGAACCATGCGGTCCTGTCATAGTCATCAACGATGAAATCCAGTAGTGTCTCTATCTCCTTGATCTCAACGCCATCAATAAGCTTGTCATAGATGCCCCGGGACAGTACGCTCTTGTCGTCAGCGAACACCCTGACACCTTTTTGCTGCAGGATAGCGATATGCTGTCCGAATTCATGTTCCCGGGCCGCGGTGACACCATCCTCTATCAGGTAGAGGGAGACGTCCGCGCCTTTGTTCTTTGCCTCATTAGCTATATCTACCACCAGTTCTGGTGTTTCGGTGGTAAACGGGTCCTTTGTTAATACAAGCAACAATCTAGTCATGTTTTTACCTCATGGAATATTTTCATTTGAAATCCTTATGGTATTTCTATTATCCACCGTCTGGATATATGTGTCATTAAAAGGGCAATAATTACCCCAGCAATGCGTCAATATCCCTGTCCTCTTCCCTGAATTTCCGGCAAAGCTTCTGGTTCTCGTGCAGGTACAGGGTCGCATCCCGCTCCACCTGCCAGATGAAATCATCATCCAGTGTTGGGCCATTACCGTAACCAGGACATTCGTCTATGGGTTTCAAATGCAGTATCGGTTCATCGGCCTGCACTACTCCGGATATCTCGAACGGAAGCAGCCTGCAGACCAGGGGTTTGAATCCGTATATGGAACACTTGCAGTCATCATCCAGGAAGATGCAGCCGTTGTCGCCTTTTTTCAGGAACAACCTGACCTTATCTTCATCAAAGTCAGCGAATTCGCTCCAATCAAGTCCCCGACGCTGGGATATTTTCTTCACGTCAAAGATGGTCAATGGATTGCTTCGCCTGCAGCATGTAGCCCGGCAGTCTTTGTAGTCGCATTCCCACTGTTCCACGTTCTCTGATATCTTTATCATGATTTCCTTTACCCGCCACTTACTGCAGGCAGTATTGATACTTCGTCACTATCAGTGGCTGGAGTGTCCAGCCCGGACAGGTGCCTGATATCATCGCCGTTTACGTAGACGTTCACGAACCTGCGTACTTCACCGTTCTCAAATATCCTTTTCTCGAAATCAGCGCCAAACTTCTTTACCAGTTCGTCAAACACGGCTTTAATGGTCGTATCACCCAGTTCTACTGTGGTTTCCCGGGTGCCTGTGACACTGTTCAGTGCTGATGAGAATCGTACTTTTACCATTGTTCTTTTCACCTCTATTGTTACAGATTATTGTATTCGATACATCCTGACCCTATTGATCATTGGGCCACTACCAGTTGTTTATACTGTTTTTCGAACTCGCTGAATGTGGGCTTGATAGCCTGTGGCACCTTGATGTGTTTTATCAGGGTATCCTGGGCCTTGAGACCGTTCCCTGTCACATAGACCACGGTGCGCTCGTCAGGGTCGATACGCCCTTCCTCGACCAGTTTCCTGAGACCTGCAATTGTTGTGCCTCCGGCAGGTTCGGTGAATATGCCCTCTGTACGGGCCAGCAGGAAGATGGCATCGATGATCTCATCGTCTGTGGGTGACGCGGCATATCCGCCGCTGTCCAGTATGACGTTCTTGGCATAGTACCCGTCAGCCGGGTTGCCGATGGCAAGACTGTGGGCAATGGTATTCAGTTCACGGATGGGTATGACCTCTTTGTTTTCCCGCACTGCGCATGAGATTGGCGAGCATCCGAGAGGTTGTGCTCCTGATACCTTGATATTGTCACTGCTGTCGATAAAGTCAAGTTTTGCCAGTTCATCGTAGCCGCGTTTTATCGCGCACAACAGGGCGCCGCTTGCCAGGGGAGCCACGAAATGGTCAGGGGCCTGCCAGCCCAATTGTTCTGCGGTCTCGAAGGCCAGGGTCTTTGACCCTTCGGTGTAGTAGGGGCGCACCGTAATATTGACAAAGGCCCAGTCAGGGTGCATGTCTGCAACCTCGCTGGCCAGGCGGTTGGCATCGTCATAAGTGCCTTCAACTGCGATAATATTGGGAGCGTATGCGCTCATCTGGGTGATCTTACCCAGTTCGATACTGGAAGGTATGAATATGTATGCCGGAAGTCCTGCCTTGGCACCGTGGGCTGCCACTGCTGATGCCAGGTTGCCGGTGGAAGCGCATCCGATGGCGGTGGCACCGAACTCTCTTGCTTTGGTGACCGCCACTGAGGTGACGCGGTCCTTGAAACTGTTGGTGGGGTTCACTGACTCGTCCAGGATGTAGAGTTCTTTCAGTCCCAGTTCCCTGCCGAGGTTCTTAGCATGGTGGAGCTTGTTGAAACCTGCACCCAGGTCAACGTAGTCTGTGCCTTCTACGGGCAAAAGGTCGGCATATCTCCAGATGGAGCTGGGACCTCTTTCGATCTTTTCTTTGCTGATATGCTCCTTGATGTATTCCCAGTCGTAGTTGACCTCCAGGGGGCCGAAGCACTCGTAGCATGTGTTTTGAATATTAGCAGGGTACTCTGCACCGCATTCCCTGCATTTTAAGCCAATTACATGAGA
The nucleotide sequence above comes from ANME-2 cluster archaeon. Encoded proteins:
- a CDS encoding YkgJ family cysteine cluster protein; this translates as MIKISENVEQWECDYKDCRATCCRRSNPLTIFDVKKISQRRGLDWSEFADFDEDKVRLFLKKGDNGCIFLDDDCKCSIYGFKPLVCRLLPFEISGVVQADEPILHLKPIDECPGYGNGPTLDDDFIWQVERDATLYLHENQKLCRKFREEDRDIDALLG
- a CDS encoding MoaD family protein yields the protein MVKVRFSSALNSVTGTRETTVELGDTTIKAVFDELVKKFGADFEKRIFENGEVRRFVNVYVNGDDIRHLSGLDTPATDSDEVSILPAVSGG
- the thrC gene encoding threonine synthase; translation: MSHVIGLKCRECGAEYPANIQNTCYECFGPLEVNYDWEYIKEHISKEKIERGPSSIWRYADLLPVEGTDYVDLGAGFNKLHHAKNLGRELGLKELYILDESVNPTNSFKDRVTSVAVTKAREFGATAIGCASTGNLASAVAAHGAKAGLPAYIFIPSSIELGKITQMSAYAPNIIAVEGTYDDANRLASEVADMHPDWAFVNITVRPYYTEGSKTLAFETAEQLGWQAPDHFVAPLASGALLCAIKRGYDELAKLDFIDSSDNIKVSGAQPLGCSPISCAVRENKEVIPIRELNTIAHSLAIGNPADGYYAKNVILDSGGYAASPTDDEIIDAIFLLARTEGIFTEPAGGTTIAGLRKLVEEGRIDPDERTVVYVTGNGLKAQDTLIKHIKVPQAIKPTFSEFEKQYKQLVVAQ
- a CDS encoding DsrE family protein, which codes for MTRLLLVLTKDPFTTETPELVVDIANEAKNKGADVSLYLIEDGVTAAREHEFGQHIAILQQKGVRVFADDKSVLSRGIYDKLIDGVEIKEIETLLDFIVDDYDRTAWF
- a CDS encoding DsrE family protein, with product MTQGKQLTIVSVRCPYGDEAPFTLLRLAHAAKEKGITVNFFNYLDSTLIGNREQVPKEYPSVEKIFADVLKKGLKNPKTDAIACIKCTDSRGVTKTQTEGVVIGGLYDLAEWIAESDKTILLG